Proteins encoded together in one Sinorhizobium meliloti window:
- the modA gene encoding molybdate ABC transporter substrate-binding protein, producing MTTRRDWLKGVSLVLGVVLAGTAFAPAQAAEKVTVFAAASLKNALDAITGEWLKQTGKEATVSYAASSALAKQIEQGAPADVFISADLAWMDYLAEKKLIKAGTRSNLLGNRIVLVSGKSDARAVEIEPGLDLAGLLGDGRLAMGAVESVPAGKYGKAALEKLGLWPNVAGKVAGAESVRAALLLVSRGEAPYGIVYRTDAAADANVKVVGTFPEDSHPPIVYPIAITADSRNADAAAYLEFVHSPKAAALFQAEGFTVLE from the coding sequence GTGACAACGAGAAGAGATTGGCTCAAGGGCGTGTCACTGGTGCTCGGCGTGGTTCTGGCGGGAACGGCCTTTGCACCGGCTCAGGCGGCGGAGAAGGTCACCGTGTTCGCCGCGGCGAGTCTCAAGAATGCGCTCGATGCGATCACGGGCGAATGGCTCAAACAGACCGGCAAGGAAGCCACCGTTTCCTATGCGGCGAGTTCGGCGCTGGCGAAACAGATCGAACAGGGCGCGCCCGCCGATGTGTTCATCTCGGCCGACCTCGCCTGGATGGATTACCTCGCAGAAAAGAAGCTGATCAAGGCCGGCACGCGCTCCAACCTGCTCGGCAATCGTATCGTCCTCGTCTCAGGCAAGTCGGACGCCCGGGCTGTCGAGATCGAGCCGGGTCTCGACCTTGCCGGTCTTCTCGGCGACGGACGATTGGCCATGGGAGCCGTGGAATCCGTCCCCGCCGGCAAGTATGGCAAGGCGGCGCTGGAAAAGCTCGGACTGTGGCCGAACGTTGCCGGAAAGGTCGCCGGCGCCGAAAGCGTGCGCGCCGCCCTCCTCCTCGTGTCACGTGGCGAGGCGCCCTACGGCATCGTCTACCGAACCGACGCTGCAGCGGACGCCAATGTGAAAGTGGTCGGCACCTTCCCCGAGGACAGCCACCCCCCAATTGTCTACCCGATCGCGATCACCGCGGACAGCAGGAACGCCGATGCCGCCGCCTACCTCGAATTCGTCCACTCGCCGAAGGCGGCGGCGCTTTTCCAGGCCGAGGGCTTCACCGTTCTGGAATAG
- the modB gene encoding molybdate ABC transporter permease subunit has protein sequence MALSDAEWTAVRLSLRVATVAMLASLPPALLVSMILARGRFWGKSLLNGLVHMPLILPPVVTGFALLLLFGRRGPIGAFLAENFGLVFSFRWTGAALACAVMGFPLMVRSIRLSIEAVDRKLEEAAGTLGASPAWIFLTVTLPLILPGILAGMVLSFAKAMGEFGATITFVSNIPGETQTLSAAIYTFTQVPGGDAGAMRLAAISVVISMTALMLSEAMASAAARRTVAA, from the coding sequence ATGGCATTGAGCGACGCGGAGTGGACGGCCGTCCGCCTGAGCCTGCGGGTCGCCACCGTTGCGATGCTTGCGAGCTTGCCGCCGGCGCTCCTTGTCTCGATGATACTTGCGCGCGGCCGCTTCTGGGGCAAGTCGCTCCTGAACGGCCTCGTCCATATGCCGCTGATCCTGCCGCCGGTCGTCACGGGCTTCGCTCTGCTGCTCCTTTTCGGCCGGCGCGGCCCGATCGGTGCATTTCTCGCGGAGAATTTCGGGCTGGTCTTTTCGTTCCGCTGGACGGGAGCGGCACTCGCCTGCGCGGTGATGGGCTTCCCATTGATGGTCCGCAGCATCCGGCTGTCTATCGAAGCAGTAGACCGCAAGCTCGAAGAAGCAGCGGGAACGCTTGGCGCGAGCCCCGCCTGGATCTTTCTGACGGTCACATTGCCCCTGATCCTTCCCGGCATTCTCGCCGGCATGGTCCTCTCCTTCGCCAAGGCCATGGGCGAATTCGGCGCGACCATCACCTTCGTTTCCAATATCCCCGGCGAGACCCAGACGCTTTCCGCCGCGATCTATACCTTCACACAGGTGCCGGGCGGCGACGCCGGCGCGATGCGCCTGGCCGCGATCTCCGTCGTTATTTCGATGACGGCCCTGATGCTTTCGGAAGCCATGGCTTCAGCCGCGGCGCGGCGGACGGTGGCGG